The following are from one region of the Channa argus isolate prfri chromosome 6, Channa argus male v1.0, whole genome shotgun sequence genome:
- the sst1.1 gene encoding somatostatin 1, tandem duplicate 1, which translates to MKMVSSPRLRFLLLLLLSLTASISCSSAAQRDAKLRLLLHRTPLLGSKQDISRSSLAEMLLSDLLQVENEALEEENFPLGEGEPEDVRVDLERAAAGSGPLLAPRERKAGCKNFFWKTFTSC; encoded by the exons ATGAAGATGGTCTCCTCCCCGCGCCTCCGctttctcctcctgctcctcctctcacTCACCGCCTCCATCAGCTGCTCCTCCGCCGCGCAGAGAGACGCCAAACTCCGCCTGCTGCTGCACCGGACCCCGCTGCTGGGCTCCAAACAG GACATATCTCGATCCTCACTGGCGGAGATGCTCCTGTCCGACCTCCTGCAGGTGGAGAATGAGGCTCTGGAGGAGGAGAACTTCCCTCTGGGTGAAGGAGAACCTGAAGATGTTCGTGTCGATCTAGAACGAGCCGCCGCTGGCAGCGGGCCGCTGCTCGCCCCCCGGGAGAGAAAAGCCGGCTGCAAGAACTTCTTCTGGAAGACCTTCACCTCCTGCTAA